The following coding sequences are from one Nonlabens arenilitoris window:
- a CDS encoding RagB/SusD family nutrient uptake outer membrane protein, whose amino-acid sequence MKNLIKLLFVAAALVSCDDSLDRLPVDQLVPATAYNTVEDLQLGVSGMYDTYPTFSELLVNSLATDNTVIGEDNGGQDVQLHNLNLNPSGGDQGIYSSYSRLANLASRVIENASFLNIDSANTDDIATRDNLVGQAYATRAFAHLKMFEYFTPDYTNPSGLSVPYVDFVALSSDFPARETVADFAAKIDADFTQAETLLADNNGIDVFNKNSVTFMRARFALATGANIDAINFATTLISNSGTSLANQTAYVNMFSDLDQSEVIFQRVYTQADAARIAGPWFFTGTGGEKWEVSNDLLAEIDPINDPARAQVLVLNGATSAPFGVGKYPGSNGLNFLNNMKEMRISELYLIRAEAHARENQLGQAASSIQSLRDQRLVSSPVVAYTTQAEALDDILAERRLELAFEGHRWKDLKRFNQGFTRNAMDCGGATPCQLNAGDFRFTLPLPLTEVLNNPNITENNPGY is encoded by the coding sequence ATGAAAAATTTAATTAAATTATTATTTGTTGCCGCAGCTCTAGTGAGCTGTGACGACTCATTAGACAGATTGCCTGTCGACCAACTTGTTCCTGCAACTGCTTATAATACAGTTGAAGATTTACAATTAGGTGTTTCAGGAATGTATGATACTTACCCTACATTCTCAGAGCTATTGGTAAACTCACTAGCTACAGATAATACGGTAATTGGTGAAGATAACGGTGGACAAGATGTTCAATTACACAATCTAAACCTGAACCCATCTGGTGGAGATCAAGGTATCTATTCAAGCTATAGTAGATTAGCTAATCTTGCGTCACGTGTTATTGAAAACGCAAGCTTTTTAAACATCGATTCAGCAAATACTGATGACATAGCTACAAGAGATAATCTTGTTGGACAGGCATATGCAACTAGAGCATTTGCACACCTAAAGATGTTTGAATACTTTACACCTGACTACACAAATCCAAGTGGTCTTTCTGTACCTTACGTTGATTTTGTAGCTTTAAGTAGTGATTTCCCTGCAAGAGAAACTGTTGCTGACTTTGCAGCTAAAATAGATGCAGACTTTACCCAAGCTGAAACTTTATTAGCTGACAACAATGGAATCGATGTATTCAATAAGAATTCTGTAACTTTCATGAGAGCAAGATTTGCACTAGCTACTGGAGCAAATATCGATGCTATCAATTTTGCAACTACATTGATTTCTAATTCTGGTACTTCTCTAGCAAATCAAACTGCTTATGTTAACATGTTTTCAGATTTAGATCAGTCTGAGGTTATATTCCAAAGAGTATATACTCAAGCAGATGCTGCGAGAATAGCTGGCCCATGGTTCTTTACTGGTACTGGAGGAGAGAAATGGGAAGTTTCTAATGATCTATTAGCTGAAATTGACCCTATTAATGATCCTGCGAGAGCACAAGTTTTAGTTTTAAACGGAGCAACTAGCGCACCATTCGGAGTTGGAAAATATCCTGGAAGTAATGGATTGAACTTCTTAAACAACATGAAAGAAATGAGAATATCTGAACTTTACTTGATACGTGCAGAAGCTCATGCAAGAGAAAATCAACTAGGACAAGCAGCTAGCTCAATTCAATCTTTAAGAGATCAGAGATTAGTGTCTAGTCCAGTTGTAGCTTATACTACTCAAGCAGAGGCTTTGGATGATATCTTGGCTGAGAGAAGACTTGAATTAGCTTTTGAAGGACATAGATGGAAAGACCTGAAAAGATTTAACCAAGGATTTACAAGAAATGCTATGGATTGTGGTGGAGCTACACCTTGTCAATTAAACGCAGGTGATTTTAGATTCACGCTTCCTCTTCCTCTAACTGAAGTACTAAATAATCCTAACATCACAGAAAACAATCCTGGATACTAA